Proteins found in one Zea mays cultivar B73 chromosome 1, Zm-B73-REFERENCE-NAM-5.0, whole genome shotgun sequence genomic segment:
- the LOC100193388 gene encoding uncharacterized protein LOC100193388: MELLADHRPQSCPFTVLAHVAAVAQLDAFPARQHLFSRLSSPVSCSSQHHALRDALQCHLSRFARSLLRRFHGARAVISQLASCTRLPRQRDLSACSASISIAPRQLPVYLVPHTLLVLASPPWFGQ; encoded by the coding sequence ATGGAGCTGCTCGCCGATCACCGCCCACAATCGTGCCCCTTTACTGTGCTCGCCCATGTCGCCGCCGTCGCCCAGCTCGATGCCTTCCCTGCTCGCCAGCACTTGTTCAGTCGTCTCAGCTCGCCGGTGTCGTGTTCTAGTCAGCATCATGCTCTGCGCGATGCGCTCCAATGTCATTTGTCGCGTTTTGCGCGTTCTCTTCTCCGCAGGTTCCATGGAGCTCGCGCCGTGATCTCTCAGCTTGCCAGCTGTACTCGTCTTCCTCGCCAGCGTGACCTCTCGGCTTGCTCGGCCTCAATCTCCATCGCGCCGCGGCAACTTCCCGTTTATCTGGTGCCGCACACGCTGCTGGTCCTTGCAAGTCCACCTTGGTTCGGCCAGTGA